A single region of the Ziziphus jujuba cultivar Dongzao chromosome 10, ASM3175591v1 genome encodes:
- the LOC107412443 gene encoding uncharacterized protein LOC107412443 isoform X2, with product MSLFHLIFLFWVSLSLSCSVILVSAAWFSHHFFQQQNRKFEQKTDRFWEFKEQTNSWVEVELPYDLVNCVNDVCKKVGSIDRTGIDKHVPEKGGYDVTGKRESSRKKDDGFGGVDEISDIVPNLPLSKRISLTKMSDTSIWITGQSGSIYERFWNGVQWVMAPHDLPISAGHAISVFIVNQTILALSESGNLYQMQLSESSQPVWVELKPTVDQTGDTDGEQSSTLLIKSGVVSHDGLRVYFCTKNGTLLELSESEPPRWENHGRPPGANVAAIADAATIRTDVVYTISSIGELYEYDRSSKPPWKKHIWRQGRAAQDASLMPSMGSTLHGLSGDHSVALFLLTKGGNLVERRLHQRKWKWVVHGSPKGQHLTSITQVLPDDLNEKFFSLFVTTSSGSVSEYRISKQAGISQENQNTEAWVNHKHPQNAKVARSVAGLHLQVGRIFFPLDDGRLAELHPSGLGGENAGPNLQVNFRRKATIKYMWSILDAPESEGWNAEYCTEERGPTNCIIGTKDELNDLATTRSMTKRRKGSQIQQDYLSPAAPASGTMKSLDEYSLPDNWINTNFRLRMMHEGRSFFLITDDGFTFEYLFAEDVWIWLRHEHSTAIKGALGTYNGSLYVVDMHGSVLIRERTKNELTWINCTALRKGKQVIAGPPWDELPGRTMKVTPEDALFFVSKAGRLVQLTVALRKLEWKDCRNPPDTKIACIIDKELFRENIVFVVGRNGRLYQYNKVTELWHEHYQSQHLVLSRLPGTAMRPSSQSLTGSLFMLSEVGGLVEYHWNALDGWNWVEHGTPHKGVTLVGSTGPAFDGNQLFLIGSDGNVYLRYMDQAIWKWKNSGFPTMENLNVEDQVKEGVDEIKQEVCAAEEDSNSNDFNNHCDPKVASIRPIPFSDDSVIFELKDGRLAEMERIQDKQWVWKRIIGTPTSLCLANYWTALAA from the exons ATGTCTCTgttccatttaatatttttgttctgGGTCTCTTTGTCTTTAAGCTGTTCAGTGATTCTTGTTTCTGCTGCTTGGTTCTCACATCACTTTTTCCAGCAACAGAATCGAAAATTCGAGCAGAAAACAGATAGGTTCTGGGAGTTCAAAGAGCAAACCAACAGTTGGGTTGAAGTTGAATTGCCTTATGATCTTGTGAATTGTGTTAATGATGTCTGTAAGAAAGTGGGATCGATTGATCGAACTGGCATCGATAAGCATGTCCCGGAAAAAGGAGGATATGATGTTACTGGAAAAAGGGAGAGTTCAAGAAAGAAAGATGATGGCTTTGGAGGTGTTGATGAGATTTCTGATATTGTTCCTAATCTTCCCCTAAGCAAGAGAATTTCGTTGACTAAAATGTCTGATACATCAATTTGGATCACCGGTCAAAGTGGGTCAATTTATGAGAGGTTTTGGAATGGAGTTCAGTGGGTCATGGCACCCCATGATTTACCAATATCAGCTGGGCACGCAATCTCTGTTTTTATTGTCAACCAGACGATTCTTGCTTTGTCTGAATCAGGAAATCTGTATCAG ATGCAACTCAGTGAGAGCTCTCAACCAGTGTGGGTAGAGCTTAAACCGACAGTGGATCAAACCGGCGATACAGATGGAGAACAAAGTTCTACTCTGTTAATCAAGTCTGGTGTTGTTTCACATGATGGACT GAGAGTTTACTTCTGCACTAAAAATGGGACATTGTTAGAACTTAGTGAGTCTGAACCTCCTAG ATGGGAAAATCATGGACGTCCACCGGGTGCAAACGTTGCAGCAATAGCCGATGCTGCTACCATTAGAACAGATGTTGTGTATACCATTAG TTCTATAGGAGAACTTTATGAATATGATAGAAGCTCAAAACCACCATGGAAGAAGCATATATGGAGACAAGGAAGAGCAGCCCAAGATGCTTCTCTGATGCCATCAATGGGAAGCACTTTGCACGGCTTGAGTGGAGATCATTCTGTGGCCTTGTTTCTTTTGACAAAG GGTGGTAATTTGGTAGAGAGACGGCTGCACCAGAGGAAGTGGAAATGGGTGGTGCATGGAAGTCCAAAAGGACAGCACTTGACATCAATCACACAAGTCCTGCCAGATGACTTAAATGAAAAATTCTTTTCACTGTTTGTTACTACCTCTTCTGGATCTGTTTCTGAGTACCGAATATCAAAACAGGCAG GTATTTCTCAGGAGAATCAAAATACTGAAGCATGGGTGAATCATAAGCATCCTCAAAATGCGAAAGTTGCAAGAAGTGTTGCTGGACTTCACCTTCAAGTTGGCAGGATATTTTTTCCGTTGGATGATGGAAGACTTGCAGAGCTGCATCCATCAGGCCTAGGTGGTGAAAATGCAGGGCCAAATCTTCAAGTAAACTTCCGGCGAAAAGCGACAATCAAATACATGTGGTCAATATTAGATGCTCCAGAGTCTGAAGGCTGGAATGCTGAGTATTGCACAGAAGAGCGTGGACCCACAAATTGCATCATAGGCACTAAAGATGAGCTAAATGATCTAGCAACAACAAGATCAATGACAAAAAGGCGTAAAGGAAGCCAAATCCAGCAAGATTATTTATCTCCAGCTGCACCAGCCAGTGGGACAATGAAATCATTGGATGAGTATAGTCTGCCAGATAACTGGATCAACACAAACTTTCGTCTCAGAATGATGCACGAAGGCAGATCATTCTTCCTCATCACCGACGATGGTTTTACATTTGAATATCTGTTTGCTGAAGATGTATGGATATGGCTGAGGCATGAGCATTCAACAGCTATTAAAGGTGCACTAGGAACTTACAATGGAAGTTTATACGTCGTTGACATGCATGGGAGTGTGCTTATAAGAGAGAGGACTAAAAATGAGCTAACATGGATAAATTGCACTGCTTTGAGGAAAGGAAAACAAGTTATTGCTGGCCCTCCATGGGATGAACTGCCAGGCAGAACTATGAAAGTCACACCAGAAGATGCACTCTTCTTCGTTAGCAAAGCTGGAAGACTAGTGCAATTGACA GTTGCATTGAGGAAACTAGAATGGAAAGATTGCAGAAACCCTCCCGATACTAAAATTGCATGTATAATAGACAAGGAACTATTCAGAGAAAATATAGTGTTTGTTGTTGGCAGGAATGGTAGGCTATATCAGTATAACAAAGTGACTGAACTGTGGCATGAGCATTACCAATCTCAACATCTGGTTCTGTCTAGATTACCAGGAACTGCAATGAGGCCCTCATCACAATCTCTGACAGGCTCACTTTTCATGCTCTCAGAAGTTGGAGGACTTGTTGAATATCACTGGAATGCATTGGATGGATGGAATTGGGTGGAACATGGAACACCACATAAAGGTGTAACATTGGTAGGATCTACAGGCCCAGCCTTTGATGGTAACCAACTGTTTTTGATTGGTTCAGATGGAAATGTTTATTTGAGGTACATGGATCAAGCTATATGGAAGTGGAAAAACAGTGGTTTCCCAACTATGGAAAATCTGAATGTTGAAGATCAAGTAAAAGAGGGAGTGGATGAAATAAAGCAAGAAGTTTGTGCTGCTGAAGAAGATTCTAATAGTAACGATTTCAACAATCATTGTGATCCGAAG GTGGCATCAATAAGACCAATTCCTTTCTCTGATGATTCAGTAATCTTTGAGTTGAAAGATGGCAGA CTCGCAGAAATGGAAAGGATACAAGACAAACAATGGGTTTGGAAGCGGATCATTGGCACTCCTACAAGTTTGTGCCTGGCAAATTATTGGACTGCTTTGGCTGCATGA
- the LOC107412443 gene encoding uncharacterized protein LOC107412443 isoform X1 — protein sequence MSLFHLIFLFWVSLSLSCSVILVSAAWFSHHFFQQQNRKFEQKTDRFWEFKEQTNSWVEVELPYDLVNCVNDVCKKVGSIDRTGIDKHVPEKGGYDVTGKRESSRKKDDGFGGVDEISDIVPNLPLSKRISLTKMSDTSIWITGQSGSIYERFWNGVQWVMAPHDLPISAGHAISVFIVNQTILALSESGNLYQMQLSESSQPVWVELKPTVDQTGDTDGEQSSTLLIKSGVVSHDGLRVYFCTKNGTLLELSESEPPRWENHGRPPGANVAAIADAATIRTDVVYTISSIGAKVIMHFSSIGELYEYDRSSKPPWKKHIWRQGRAAQDASLMPSMGSTLHGLSGDHSVALFLLTKGGNLVERRLHQRKWKWVVHGSPKGQHLTSITQVLPDDLNEKFFSLFVTTSSGSVSEYRISKQAGISQENQNTEAWVNHKHPQNAKVARSVAGLHLQVGRIFFPLDDGRLAELHPSGLGGENAGPNLQVNFRRKATIKYMWSILDAPESEGWNAEYCTEERGPTNCIIGTKDELNDLATTRSMTKRRKGSQIQQDYLSPAAPASGTMKSLDEYSLPDNWINTNFRLRMMHEGRSFFLITDDGFTFEYLFAEDVWIWLRHEHSTAIKGALGTYNGSLYVVDMHGSVLIRERTKNELTWINCTALRKGKQVIAGPPWDELPGRTMKVTPEDALFFVSKAGRLVQLTVALRKLEWKDCRNPPDTKIACIIDKELFRENIVFVVGRNGRLYQYNKVTELWHEHYQSQHLVLSRLPGTAMRPSSQSLTGSLFMLSEVGGLVEYHWNALDGWNWVEHGTPHKGVTLVGSTGPAFDGNQLFLIGSDGNVYLRYMDQAIWKWKNSGFPTMENLNVEDQVKEGVDEIKQEVCAAEEDSNSNDFNNHCDPKVASIRPIPFSDDSVIFELKDGRLAEMERIQDKQWVWKRIIGTPTSLCLANYWTALAA from the exons ATGTCTCTgttccatttaatatttttgttctgGGTCTCTTTGTCTTTAAGCTGTTCAGTGATTCTTGTTTCTGCTGCTTGGTTCTCACATCACTTTTTCCAGCAACAGAATCGAAAATTCGAGCAGAAAACAGATAGGTTCTGGGAGTTCAAAGAGCAAACCAACAGTTGGGTTGAAGTTGAATTGCCTTATGATCTTGTGAATTGTGTTAATGATGTCTGTAAGAAAGTGGGATCGATTGATCGAACTGGCATCGATAAGCATGTCCCGGAAAAAGGAGGATATGATGTTACTGGAAAAAGGGAGAGTTCAAGAAAGAAAGATGATGGCTTTGGAGGTGTTGATGAGATTTCTGATATTGTTCCTAATCTTCCCCTAAGCAAGAGAATTTCGTTGACTAAAATGTCTGATACATCAATTTGGATCACCGGTCAAAGTGGGTCAATTTATGAGAGGTTTTGGAATGGAGTTCAGTGGGTCATGGCACCCCATGATTTACCAATATCAGCTGGGCACGCAATCTCTGTTTTTATTGTCAACCAGACGATTCTTGCTTTGTCTGAATCAGGAAATCTGTATCAG ATGCAACTCAGTGAGAGCTCTCAACCAGTGTGGGTAGAGCTTAAACCGACAGTGGATCAAACCGGCGATACAGATGGAGAACAAAGTTCTACTCTGTTAATCAAGTCTGGTGTTGTTTCACATGATGGACT GAGAGTTTACTTCTGCACTAAAAATGGGACATTGTTAGAACTTAGTGAGTCTGAACCTCCTAG ATGGGAAAATCATGGACGTCCACCGGGTGCAAACGTTGCAGCAATAGCCGATGCTGCTACCATTAGAACAGATGTTGTGTATACCATTAG TTCTATAGGAGCTAAAGTGATCATGCATTTCAGTTCTATAGGAGAACTTTATGAATATGATAGAAGCTCAAAACCACCATGGAAGAAGCATATATGGAGACAAGGAAGAGCAGCCCAAGATGCTTCTCTGATGCCATCAATGGGAAGCACTTTGCACGGCTTGAGTGGAGATCATTCTGTGGCCTTGTTTCTTTTGACAAAG GGTGGTAATTTGGTAGAGAGACGGCTGCACCAGAGGAAGTGGAAATGGGTGGTGCATGGAAGTCCAAAAGGACAGCACTTGACATCAATCACACAAGTCCTGCCAGATGACTTAAATGAAAAATTCTTTTCACTGTTTGTTACTACCTCTTCTGGATCTGTTTCTGAGTACCGAATATCAAAACAGGCAG GTATTTCTCAGGAGAATCAAAATACTGAAGCATGGGTGAATCATAAGCATCCTCAAAATGCGAAAGTTGCAAGAAGTGTTGCTGGACTTCACCTTCAAGTTGGCAGGATATTTTTTCCGTTGGATGATGGAAGACTTGCAGAGCTGCATCCATCAGGCCTAGGTGGTGAAAATGCAGGGCCAAATCTTCAAGTAAACTTCCGGCGAAAAGCGACAATCAAATACATGTGGTCAATATTAGATGCTCCAGAGTCTGAAGGCTGGAATGCTGAGTATTGCACAGAAGAGCGTGGACCCACAAATTGCATCATAGGCACTAAAGATGAGCTAAATGATCTAGCAACAACAAGATCAATGACAAAAAGGCGTAAAGGAAGCCAAATCCAGCAAGATTATTTATCTCCAGCTGCACCAGCCAGTGGGACAATGAAATCATTGGATGAGTATAGTCTGCCAGATAACTGGATCAACACAAACTTTCGTCTCAGAATGATGCACGAAGGCAGATCATTCTTCCTCATCACCGACGATGGTTTTACATTTGAATATCTGTTTGCTGAAGATGTATGGATATGGCTGAGGCATGAGCATTCAACAGCTATTAAAGGTGCACTAGGAACTTACAATGGAAGTTTATACGTCGTTGACATGCATGGGAGTGTGCTTATAAGAGAGAGGACTAAAAATGAGCTAACATGGATAAATTGCACTGCTTTGAGGAAAGGAAAACAAGTTATTGCTGGCCCTCCATGGGATGAACTGCCAGGCAGAACTATGAAAGTCACACCAGAAGATGCACTCTTCTTCGTTAGCAAAGCTGGAAGACTAGTGCAATTGACA GTTGCATTGAGGAAACTAGAATGGAAAGATTGCAGAAACCCTCCCGATACTAAAATTGCATGTATAATAGACAAGGAACTATTCAGAGAAAATATAGTGTTTGTTGTTGGCAGGAATGGTAGGCTATATCAGTATAACAAAGTGACTGAACTGTGGCATGAGCATTACCAATCTCAACATCTGGTTCTGTCTAGATTACCAGGAACTGCAATGAGGCCCTCATCACAATCTCTGACAGGCTCACTTTTCATGCTCTCAGAAGTTGGAGGACTTGTTGAATATCACTGGAATGCATTGGATGGATGGAATTGGGTGGAACATGGAACACCACATAAAGGTGTAACATTGGTAGGATCTACAGGCCCAGCCTTTGATGGTAACCAACTGTTTTTGATTGGTTCAGATGGAAATGTTTATTTGAGGTACATGGATCAAGCTATATGGAAGTGGAAAAACAGTGGTTTCCCAACTATGGAAAATCTGAATGTTGAAGATCAAGTAAAAGAGGGAGTGGATGAAATAAAGCAAGAAGTTTGTGCTGCTGAAGAAGATTCTAATAGTAACGATTTCAACAATCATTGTGATCCGAAG GTGGCATCAATAAGACCAATTCCTTTCTCTGATGATTCAGTAATCTTTGAGTTGAAAGATGGCAGA CTCGCAGAAATGGAAAGGATACAAGACAAACAATGGGTTTGGAAGCGGATCATTGGCACTCCTACAAGTTTGTGCCTGGCAAATTATTGGACTGCTTTGGCTGCATGA
- the LOC132799730 gene encoding RING-H2 finger protein ATL28-like, whose amino-acid sequence MGGYYQEMKFDLPNETHVEFWVVARCIYNRRRNSINNNRRRNSVTASTHDNDNEVELAVLISASSSAPPPDHVGVYPCVRQRIPQTTYKSCSTSFSVQPFHEEMCALWQYDFMDGDSVSIIPHCSHSFHSSCISSHMDYSKGCPCCRCVITVDLAPLEHDDDANYQHCPVIEE is encoded by the exons atGGGTGGTTATTACCAAGAAATGAAATTTGATCTACCAAACGAAACACATGTAGAGTTTTGGGTGGTAGCAAG GTGTATATacaatagaagaagaaactccattaataataatagaagaagAAACTCTGTGACAGCTTCTACacatgataatgataatgaggTGGAGTTGGCAGTACTTATAAGTGCATCATCATCAGCTCCACCACCTGATCATGTAGGAGTGTACCCTTGTGTTCGTCAGAGGATTCCTCAAACCACATACAAGTCCTGCTCTACTTCTTTTTCGGTACAACCATTCCACGAGGAGATGTGTGCGTTATGGCAGTACGACTTCATGGATGGAGATTCTGTCTCTATCATACCTCATTGCAGCCATTCTTTTCACTCTTCCTGCATCTCTTCCCACATGGACTACAGTAAAGGTTGTCCTTGTTGCCGTTGTGTCATCACCGTGGATCTGGCCCCACTAGAACATGATGATGATGCCAATTACCAACACTGCCCTGTGATAGAagaatga
- the LOC125421047 gene encoding F-box protein At3g07870-like has translation MNWRAVLFDEKEVPRKVLMKIFLMLPWPDLLRCGRVCRGWKLILSSKAFTAFHLENQKEHLLVKAGDPLEGKTSTFTLICKQSLNEVEHYQLLPNPHMSHSMLVHNTILGSCNGILCLHCHRDLQQRIVLWNPVTNEFKIPTLPENLSTSTCVFGFGFDPETNDYKVVAAKEIEVVPLYEFYVYNLSTGCWRRSLNDRGGGVIKRNMKIKQRGSSCTGNAFSWWIMEGEKDHSRILSFVMASEKIILTSLPYGIRSNNNGELVRYDQSLAVIYNDCNVHTIWVLGELGVEESWTCKFKIGRLLPEESTALWSFNTVAPVITAFITQHHDGSGSGSGSVHGGGVFLGRERSTFIPGNQFLFQQNNISEIVFIDLAINKKRKRTSVYKFRDTKAVFQLCSIKKSLVPLINAAET, from the coding sequence ATGAATTGGAGAGCGGTACTTTTCGATGAAAAAGAAGTCCCTAGAAAAGTTCtcatgaaaatatttttgatgtTGCCTTGGCCCGATCTCCTCCGTTGTGGTCGAGTTTGCAGAGGTTGGAAACTCATTCTTTCAAGCAAAGCATTTACGGCTTTCCATCTTGAGAACCAGAAGGAGCATCTTCTAGTCAAAGCAGGAGACCCATTAGAAGGCAAAACCTCTACCTTCACCTTGATCTGTAAACAATCTTTAAACGAAGTTGAACATTACCAATTGCTCCCCAATCCGCACATGTCTCACTCCATGCTTGTCCACAATACCATTCTCGGCAGTTGCAATGGCATTCTATGTCTTCATTGCCATAGAGATCTTCAACAGCGCATAGTTCTTTGGAACCCTGTTACAAACGAGTTCAAAATTCCAACTCTGCCCGAAAACTTGTCCACCAGTACTTGTGTATTTGGTTTTGGATTTGACCCGGAAACCAATGATTATAAGGTTGTGGCTGCAAAAGAAATAGAAGTAGTTCCATTATATGAGTTTTATGTGTACAATCTAAGTACGGGTTGttggaggaggagtttgaaTGATAGAGGTGGTGGTGTTATAAAGCGCAATATGAAAATCAAACAGAGAGGCAGTAGTTGCACAGGCAATGCTTTTTCTTGGTGGATCATGGAGGGTGAAAAAGACCACAGCAGAATTCTATCTTTTGTCATGGCTAGcgagaaaataatattaacatctTTGCCTTATGGCATAAGGAGTAATAATAATGGTGAACTTGTCCGTTATGATCAATCACTGGCCGTTATCTATAATGATTGTAATGTGCACACTATCTGGGTTTTGGGAGAGTTAGGGGTTGAAGAATCTTGGACTTGTAAGTTCAAGATAGGAAGACTTCTACCCGAAGAATCAACTGCGTTGTGGTCTTTTAACACTGTTGCCCCGGTGATCACCGCATTTATCACCCAACATCATGATGGTTCTGGTTCTGGTTCTGGTTCTGTTCATGGTGGTGGTGTCTTTTTAGGAAGAGAACGCAGCACCTTCATCCCCGGCAACCAATtcctttttcaacaaaataatatttctgaAATCGTTTTCATAGATTTAGCCATAAAtaagaagagaaagagaacgAGCGTGTACAAGTTTCGAGACACAAAGGCGGTATTTCAGCTCTGCAGTATCAAAAAGTCTCTGGTTCCATTGATAAATGCTGCAGAGACATAG
- the LOC107412440 gene encoding RNA-binding protein Y14 yields the protein MANADVEAVDFEPEEDDLMDEDGAADADASASPRAPLPKLKSAITSGGGASSSLGPPKKTKGRGFREDINADRNSRLAGSDFDSLKSSDGLEPQRSIEGWIILVTGVHEEAQEDDLQNSFGEYGEIKNLHLNLDRRTGFVKGYALIEYENFEEAQAAIAGMNGAEFLTQTVTVDWAFSNGSFLDGSMKKRNIRQQRERRSRSPPRRRY from the exons ATGGCGAACGCAGACGTAGAGGCGGTAGACTTCGAGCCGGAGGAGGACGACCTCATGGACGAGGACGGAGCTGCAGACGCCGATGCCTCCGCTTCCCCGAGAGCCCCTCTTCCAAAGCTCAAGTCCGCTATCACCAGCGGCGGCGGCGCTTCCTCCTCTCTTGGCCCTCCTAAGAAGACCAAGGGCCGTGGCTTCCGTGAAGATATCAATGCCGACCGAAACTCCCGTCTTGCCGGCTCCGATTTCGACTCTCTCAAGTCCTCCGACGGCCTTGAGCCCCAGCGCT CCATTGAAGGTTGGATTATTCTGGTAACTGGAGTTCATGAGGAGGCACAAGAGGATGATCTACAAAATTCATTTGGTGAATATGGAGAGATCAAGAATTTGCATCTAAATCTTGATCGTCGCACTGGGTTTGTCAAG GGGTATGCACTTATTGAATATGAGAATTTTGAGGAAGCACAAGCTGCAATAGCCGGGATGAATGGCGCTGAATTTCTTACTCAGACTGTAACTGTTGACTGGGCCTTCAGCAATGGATCCTTCCTTGATGGATCTATGAAGAAGAGGAACATTAG GCAACAACGAGAGCGTCGCTCAAGGAGCCCTCCAAGGAGGAGATATTGA